A genomic segment from Neobacillus sp. YX16 encodes:
- a CDS encoding ACT domain-containing protein, translating into MKNEKFDKKFYLIREDVLPEAMKKTLDVKEMLERGKAESIWDAVQQVDLSRSAYYKYRDTVFPFSTVVKERLVTLFFHLEDRSGTLSKLLGVVASSGCNVLTIHQTIPLQGRANVTLSLNTTDISTDIDELLSELRKLEFVEKVEVLGTGA; encoded by the coding sequence ATGAAAAATGAAAAATTTGATAAGAAATTTTATTTAATAAGAGAAGACGTCTTGCCTGAAGCCATGAAGAAAACACTTGATGTAAAAGAAATGCTGGAGAGGGGCAAGGCAGAGTCTATTTGGGATGCGGTTCAACAGGTGGACTTAAGCAGAAGTGCCTATTACAAATACAGGGATACTGTATTTCCTTTTTCAACAGTGGTAAAGGAACGATTAGTAACACTGTTTTTCCATCTCGAAGATCGTTCAGGAACATTGTCTAAGCTGCTGGGTGTAGTTGCTTCTTCTGGCTGCAATGTGTTGACGATCCATCAAACTATACCGCTGCAAGGAAGAGCAAATGTTACACTTTCGCTAAACACCACCGATATTTCTACGGATATAGATGAGCTGCTCTCGGAATTACGCAAGCTTGAATTTGTAGAAAAAGTAGAAGTGCTTGGAACAGGTGCATAA
- a CDS encoding Rne/Rng family ribonuclease yields MEKLIVNAVSREKRFAFVHDNTVEEIIFDRPEQRSLVGNIYYGTVTKVLKGMNAAFIDIGEEKNAYLHRDVLASFVLSPERSIDKEKKSVSSFVHQGEKLIVQVDKDATGVKGARVTGIIELTGDNLIYMPQGRYVAVSKKIVDEKENLRSVGMKLKREDEGLIFRTTSTSATQEQMENELNSLRRQYTELLEKAASLKKPGVLFQKDTFTQLVLDSITGMASGEVIIDDLSLKKLIQSRNPNLRITYYNGKENIFAHHRIEHEIDKALKRIVWLDNGAYLIFDETEALTIIDVNTGKFSGKNDYQDTVVKTNTLAAIEIARQLKLRDIGGIVLIDFINMQNEKEKRYIQETIEKEFQKDSTRTKIIGFTTLGILQLTRKKTKVSLSEALQEKCPVCVGTGRILSAETIAFRLERELLENRNSDAEAVLVETTQAVKDELAPHLDMLEVWLKFKVYFLIQSSVSHYYVVKQFGNHAEIAQKAGEPY; encoded by the coding sequence TTGGAAAAGTTAATTGTAAATGCAGTGTCGAGAGAAAAGAGATTTGCTTTTGTTCATGATAATACAGTTGAAGAGATTATTTTTGACCGACCAGAGCAGCGATCTTTGGTCGGTAATATTTATTATGGGACCGTAACCAAGGTTCTGAAGGGTATGAACGCGGCATTTATCGATATTGGCGAGGAGAAAAATGCCTATTTGCATCGCGATGTACTTGCTTCATTTGTATTATCCCCTGAACGCAGTATCGATAAAGAGAAGAAAAGTGTATCATCCTTTGTGCATCAGGGAGAAAAGTTAATAGTGCAAGTGGATAAGGATGCGACTGGAGTTAAAGGGGCAAGAGTCACAGGGATTATTGAGCTAACTGGAGACAACCTTATTTATATGCCACAAGGACGCTATGTGGCAGTTTCTAAAAAAATTGTAGATGAAAAGGAAAATCTCCGTAGTGTTGGCATGAAATTAAAGAGGGAAGATGAAGGACTAATTTTTCGAACAACCAGTACTTCCGCAACCCAAGAGCAAATGGAGAATGAACTAAACAGCTTACGAAGACAGTATACAGAACTATTGGAAAAAGCTGCATCTCTTAAAAAGCCTGGGGTACTATTTCAAAAAGATACCTTTACACAACTAGTTCTTGATTCGATTACTGGGATGGCATCTGGTGAAGTAATTATTGATGATCTTTCCTTAAAAAAATTAATACAATCAAGAAATCCTAATCTAAGAATTACCTATTATAATGGAAAAGAAAATATATTCGCACACCATCGAATTGAGCATGAAATTGACAAAGCACTTAAGAGAATTGTCTGGCTCGACAATGGAGCCTATTTAATTTTTGACGAGACGGAAGCCTTAACGATTATTGACGTCAATACGGGGAAGTTTTCCGGTAAAAACGATTATCAGGATACTGTGGTAAAAACAAATACACTTGCGGCCATCGAAATTGCCCGCCAGCTAAAGCTACGCGATATCGGCGGGATTGTCCTGATAGACTTTATTAATATGCAAAATGAAAAAGAAAAACGTTACATCCAAGAAACGATAGAGAAAGAATTTCAGAAGGACAGTACTAGGACTAAGATAATTGGTTTTACAACGCTTGGAATCCTGCAGCTGACCAGGAAGAAAACTAAGGTCTCACTTTCAGAAGCCCTTCAGGAAAAATGTCCTGTTTGCGTTGGGACAGGAAGAATCTTAAGTGCAGAGACGATAGCATTCCGCCTAGAACGTGAGTTATTAGAAAACCGCAATTCAGATGCTGAAGCGGTATTAGTTGAAACAACACAAGCTGTAAAAGATGAACTTGCACCACATCTTGATATGTTAGAAGTATGGCTGAAATTCAAAGTGTATTTTTTAATCCAGTCATCTGTCTCTCATTACTATGTAGTAAAACAATTTGGGAATCATGCCGAGATAGCACAAAAAGCTGGCGAACCCTATTGA
- the rplU gene encoding 50S ribosomal protein L21, with protein MYAIIETGGKQIKVEAGQAIYIEKLNAEAGSTVTFDKVLFVGGENVKVGSPLVAGATVTAKVEKQGRAKKIIVFKYKAKKNNRKKQGHRQPYTKVVIEAINA; from the coding sequence ATGTACGCAATTATCGAAACAGGTGGTAAGCAAATCAAAGTTGAAGCTGGTCAAGCTATCTACATTGAAAAGCTTAACGCTGAAGCAGGATCAACAGTTACATTTGATAAGGTTCTTTTTGTTGGCGGTGAAAATGTAAAAGTAGGAAGCCCATTAGTGGCAGGTGCTACTGTTACAGCTAAAGTTGAAAAACAAGGTCGCGCTAAGAAAATCATCGTTTTCAAATACAAAGCGAAGAAAAACAACCGTAAAAAGCAAGGTCATCGTCAGCCATACACTAAAGTTGTGATTGAAGCAATCAACGCGTAA
- the nadB gene encoding L-aspartate oxidase, which translates to MMTNNDVLILGSGIAALQLASLLNKDLNVRILTKGKVRTANSYLAQGGIAAAIGEHDHPAKHIADTLEAGSYHNHQGAVEQIIHAAPGLIKFISEQESVFDKNPNGELLLGMEGAHSEKRIVHGGGDATGKNVVEFLISRLKDNVTIDEDVFAYELLMDSKNRCIGVKAKEQDGTIKYYYSTNTILATGGCGQLFTYTSNAPTVNGDGIAMAYRAGAEIVDMEFIQFHPTLLYLNGETKGLISEAVRGEGAILVTDDGSPIMEGVHPLKDLAPRHVVSQKIYEYLNNGCNVYLDISNIENFKERFPSITSICEENGLQLSEGRIPVAPGSHFLMGGVKTDLTGRTSINGLYAIGEAACTGLHGANRLASNSLLEGLYMGEKLSTWLNESASEEVHGKVHTAPFIPKEKVILPDIQQIKDCMMERVGIVRVAVNLQKQKAWLNRFNVLQIDNLDAYSFEEMTKIFMLITANLITESALKRTESRGGHYRSDYPVEDNLHWLNRTITHTNSQEMERNHEHIETALAT; encoded by the coding sequence ATGATGACAAATAATGATGTATTAATTTTAGGAAGTGGGATTGCTGCCCTGCAGTTAGCCTCGCTTTTAAATAAGGATTTAAATGTGAGGATACTCACAAAGGGAAAAGTTAGAACAGCGAATTCTTATCTGGCTCAAGGCGGTATTGCTGCGGCTATTGGCGAGCATGATCATCCTGCTAAACATATTGCTGATACGCTTGAAGCGGGAAGTTATCACAATCATCAAGGAGCAGTCGAACAAATCATTCATGCTGCACCTGGGCTAATTAAGTTCATTTCTGAACAAGAATCTGTTTTTGATAAAAATCCAAACGGTGAATTGCTTTTAGGGATGGAAGGGGCACATAGCGAAAAGCGAATTGTTCATGGCGGCGGAGACGCGACAGGTAAAAACGTGGTTGAGTTTCTTATCAGCAGGCTGAAGGATAATGTCACCATTGATGAGGATGTATTTGCATATGAATTATTGATGGATTCCAAGAATCGCTGCATTGGTGTAAAAGCAAAGGAACAAGATGGCACAATAAAGTACTACTACAGCACTAATACCATTCTAGCAACGGGCGGTTGTGGACAATTATTCACCTATACTTCAAATGCCCCAACAGTCAACGGCGATGGAATCGCAATGGCCTATCGAGCAGGAGCTGAGATTGTTGATATGGAGTTTATTCAATTCCATCCAACACTACTATATCTTAATGGTGAAACAAAAGGGTTAATTTCAGAAGCGGTTCGCGGCGAAGGTGCCATCCTTGTTACCGATGACGGCAGCCCAATCATGGAAGGTGTACATCCGCTTAAAGACCTTGCACCAAGGCATGTTGTTTCGCAGAAAATCTATGAATATCTTAATAATGGCTGCAATGTATATTTAGATATTAGTAATATAGAAAACTTTAAGGAACGTTTTCCTTCGATTACCTCCATTTGCGAGGAAAATGGACTTCAGTTATCAGAGGGAAGAATTCCGGTGGCACCCGGCAGTCATTTTTTAATGGGTGGAGTCAAAACAGATTTAACAGGACGAACTTCAATAAATGGATTATACGCGATCGGTGAAGCTGCCTGTACAGGTTTGCACGGTGCTAACCGTCTGGCAAGTAATTCTTTATTAGAAGGTTTATATATGGGAGAAAAGTTATCCACATGGTTAAATGAGTCAGCATCCGAAGAAGTCCATGGTAAAGTACACACTGCTCCTTTTATTCCAAAAGAAAAAGTTATCTTACCAGACATCCAGCAAATAAAGGATTGTATGATGGAGCGGGTTGGAATTGTTCGAGTAGCTGTTAATCTTCAAAAACAAAAAGCTTGGTTAAATCGTTTTAATGTCCTCCAAATCGATAATCTTGACGCCTATTCTTTTGAAGAGATGACAAAGATTTTCATGCTTATCACAGCGAATTTAATTACTGAATCTGCTTTGAAGCGAACAGAAAGCCGTGGCGGTCATTATCGAAGTGATTACCCAGTGGAAGATAACCTACATTGGTTAAATAGGACCATTACTCATACAAATAGCCAGGAAATGGAGAGAAACCATGAACATATTGAAACTGCGCTCGCTACTTGA
- the pheA gene encoding prephenate dehydratase has product MKIGFLGPKATFTELAVKKVFRGFELEPYRTIPESMDAVVSEKVDLAVVPIENTLEGTVNITIDYLTHVVQLPIVGEITIPIKQHLMVHPDNRENWQNVQKVYSHSHAIAQCHKFLHTQFHGTPHESISSTAAAAKMVMDHPELNVAAIANELAAEEYGLSIVQRNIHDFDHNHTRFFVLSEKGLDFEELSGSSHYKTTLMVTLPTDKAGTLHMVLSAFAWRKINLSKIESRPMKTGIGNYFFIIDLEMKLDEVLIPGAMAELEALGCGVTLLGSYPSKMVELN; this is encoded by the coding sequence ATGAAAATTGGTTTTTTAGGACCAAAGGCAACTTTCACTGAATTAGCAGTGAAGAAGGTTTTTCGTGGATTTGAACTTGAACCGTATCGAACGATTCCTGAATCCATGGATGCAGTTGTCAGTGAAAAAGTAGACCTTGCGGTTGTTCCAATTGAAAATACCCTCGAAGGAACAGTAAATATAACAATAGATTACTTAACCCATGTGGTTCAATTGCCGATTGTTGGAGAAATTACCATTCCGATCAAGCAACATTTAATGGTGCACCCTGATAATCGAGAAAATTGGCAGAATGTTCAGAAGGTGTACAGTCACTCACATGCGATTGCCCAATGCCATAAATTTTTACATACTCAGTTTCACGGCACTCCTCATGAGAGCATCAGTTCCACGGCTGCTGCAGCGAAAATGGTGATGGACCACCCTGAATTGAATGTTGCCGCCATAGCAAATGAATTGGCTGCAGAAGAATATGGATTGTCGATTGTACAACGTAATATTCATGACTTTGATCATAACCATACCCGCTTTTTCGTTTTATCAGAAAAGGGGCTGGATTTTGAGGAGCTTAGCGGTTCATCCCATTACAAAACAACCCTGATGGTCACACTTCCAACCGATAAAGCCGGAACGCTGCATATGGTTCTATCTGCTTTTGCTTGGAGAAAAATAAACCTGTCTAAGATTGAATCAAGACCGATGAAAACTGGAATAGGTAATTATTTTTTCATTATTGATTTGGAAATGAAGCTGGACGAGGTATTGATACCAGGCGCAATGGCAGAGCTTGAAGCACTAGGCTGCGGGGTTACATTACTAGGAAGCTACCCATCTAAAATGGTTGAATTAAACTAA
- a CDS encoding IscS subfamily cysteine desulfurase, translated as MIYFDFAATTPLEPEAAEVFVQASTEYFGNSSSLHDIGGQSQDLLENCREELANLLGINKKGLYFTSGGSEGNFLAIEALLSAPKKTGKHIIAGLAEHSSIHGVLNRLDGYNITFLPLNSSGLIDVEELERIITPETILVTVQHVNSEIGTIQPIEEIGRICLEHDIHFHSDFVQSFGKINLRNIPQLVSSFSFSGHKIYGPKGVGAVYVDPAISWKAFFPGGSHEKGFRPGTLNVPGIAAMTAAAQKINDQMGKNHDKYLELRAAFMDSLKPIKDYVHVHQAESVSQLPSIIGLRISGIEGQWMMLECNRYGYAISTGSACQIGMQSPAKVTQALGLSPQEAKEFIRISFGTSTKREDVIKLGETIVGIVNKFKL; from the coding sequence ATGATATATTTTGATTTTGCTGCCACCACTCCGTTAGAACCTGAAGCTGCAGAGGTGTTTGTACAGGCTTCAACTGAGTATTTTGGGAATTCCAGCTCTCTCCATGATATCGGAGGACAGTCACAGGACTTACTAGAGAATTGCCGTGAAGAACTGGCAAATCTTTTAGGTATTAATAAAAAAGGGCTGTACTTTACAAGTGGTGGTTCTGAGGGGAATTTCCTAGCCATTGAGGCGTTATTATCGGCTCCTAAAAAAACTGGAAAGCACATTATTGCTGGATTGGCTGAGCACTCTTCTATCCATGGAGTTCTCAACAGGCTAGATGGTTACAATATTACCTTTTTACCCCTTAATTCTTCCGGTCTTATTGATGTTGAAGAATTGGAGCGCATCATTACTCCGGAAACCATTTTAGTGACCGTACAGCATGTTAATTCGGAGATTGGAACCATTCAGCCAATTGAAGAAATAGGGCGAATTTGTCTGGAGCATGACATCCATTTTCACAGCGATTTTGTTCAATCTTTTGGTAAAATTAATTTGCGAAATATTCCCCAGCTCGTTAGCAGTTTTTCGTTCTCTGGCCATAAAATTTATGGTCCAAAAGGGGTTGGCGCTGTTTATGTAGACCCAGCTATTTCCTGGAAAGCATTTTTTCCAGGCGGCTCACATGAAAAAGGATTTAGACCAGGAACTTTGAATGTCCCGGGAATTGCAGCGATGACGGCGGCGGCTCAAAAAATAAATGACCAGATGGGGAAGAATCATGATAAATATTTAGAGCTACGAGCTGCTTTTATGGATTCGCTTAAGCCTATTAAGGACTATGTACATGTCCATCAGGCGGAGTCTGTGTCACAATTACCTTCAATAATAGGTTTGCGGATTTCTGGGATAGAGGGCCAATGGATGATGTTAGAATGTAATCGATATGGGTACGCGATTTCAACCGGAAGTGCCTGTCAAATTGGCATGCAGTCTCCAGCTAAAGTGACACAAGCATTAGGATTAAGCCCACAAGAGGCAAAGGAATTTATCCGAATTTCGTTTGGAACTTCAACCAAGAGGGAAGATGTAATTAAGCTTGGAGAAACTATTGTAGGTATCGTAAATAAATTTAAACTATAG
- a CDS encoding transcription repressor NadR, with protein MAEQKKILGDERRAFILELLKDSPVPLKGSELATRTNVSRQVIVGDITLLKAKEEPIIATSQGYLYFKQNTGAPLFERTIACRHIPDDTEKELNLLVDHGVLVKDVKVEHAVYGDLTASIMVSNRQEVKQFMANIQTTKASLLSELTGGIHLHTIAASTVQTLDKAEVALKEAGFLIEY; from the coding sequence ATGGCTGAGCAAAAAAAAATATTAGGCGATGAAAGGAGAGCTTTCATTTTAGAGCTGCTTAAGGACAGTCCTGTGCCGCTTAAAGGAAGTGAGTTAGCAACAAGAACAAATGTAAGCAGACAGGTCATTGTCGGGGATATTACGCTCCTGAAAGCAAAAGAGGAGCCGATCATCGCAACAAGCCAAGGCTATTTGTATTTTAAGCAAAACACAGGCGCACCATTATTCGAACGGACCATCGCCTGCAGGCACATACCAGACGACACGGAAAAAGAGCTGAATTTACTCGTCGATCATGGTGTATTGGTAAAGGATGTAAAAGTTGAACATGCTGTCTACGGAGATTTAACTGCGTCTATTATGGTATCCAATCGCCAAGAGGTCAAACAATTTATGGCTAACATCCAAACGACAAAGGCCTCGTTACTTTCGGAGTTAACAGGAGGCATTCACCTCCATACAATTGCGGCATCCACGGTGCAAACCTTGGACAAAGCTGAAGTTGCTTTGAAAGAAGCTGGCTTTTTAATTGAATACTAA
- a CDS encoding ribosomal-processing cysteine protease Prp: MISITINRTESESIQSFEISGHAFFADRGKDIVCAGASAVSVGAINAVHALTGVTPEIEHGDGFLRCVVPEKLTEDINEKVQLLLEGMIVSLRTIEEEYGKHIKITFKK; encoded by the coding sequence ATGATATCTATTACAATTAATCGTACTGAATCCGAATCGATTCAATCATTTGAGATAAGTGGTCATGCATTTTTCGCTGACCGGGGAAAGGATATCGTCTGTGCAGGCGCATCCGCAGTATCCGTCGGCGCAATCAATGCGGTGCACGCCTTAACTGGTGTCACTCCAGAGATTGAGCATGGAGATGGCTTTCTCCGCTGTGTTGTTCCAGAAAAACTTACGGAAGACATAAATGAGAAAGTACAACTCCTTCTAGAAGGTATGATCGTTTCACTACGGACGATTGAAGAAGAGTACGGGAAGCACATAAAAATTACCTTCAAAAAGTAG
- the rpmA gene encoding 50S ribosomal protein L27, with protein sequence MLLKLDLQLFASKKGVGSTRNGRDSQAKRLGAKRADGQFVSGGSILYRQRGTKIYPGENVGRGGDDTLFAKIDGVVKFERFGRDRKKVSVYPVAQEA encoded by the coding sequence ATGTTATTAAAATTAGATCTTCAGTTGTTTGCATCTAAAAAGGGAGTAGGTTCGACTAGAAACGGTCGTGACTCTCAAGCAAAACGCCTTGGCGCTAAGCGTGCAGATGGTCAATTCGTATCTGGTGGTTCAATCCTTTACCGTCAACGCGGTACAAAGATTTACCCAGGTGAAAACGTAGGCCGTGGCGGAGACGACACTCTTTTTGCAAAAATCGACGGCGTTGTGAAATTCGAACGTTTTGGTCGTGACCGTAAAAAAGTGAGCGTTTATCCAGTAGCTCAAGAAGCGTAA
- a CDS encoding M50 family metallopeptidase has product MNRVIYLLQHVYIHPLLWIVIAISIATAHFLELCLLIAIIFVHEMGHAAAASFFSWRIKKITLLPFGGVAEMEEHGNRPLKEEAIVVLAGPIQHIWMVAVAYALFSFDLMSGDLFQLFINYNIMIFIFNMFPVWPLDGGKLIFMLLSLKKSFPIAHRLTLIISFFSVGIFSVVTLLAAPKQINVWIIVGFLLFSLYHEWKQRRYIFMRFLLERYYGKKSDLQALKPIQADEQDLLIDVLEKFQRGCKHPIIIESDGKEKGMLDENELLHAYFTEKRLTDKISDLLFSY; this is encoded by the coding sequence TTGAATAGAGTCATCTATTTATTACAACATGTATATATCCATCCCTTGTTATGGATTGTCATCGCGATATCAATTGCCACAGCACATTTCCTCGAGCTCTGCCTGTTAATCGCCATCATTTTTGTTCACGAAATGGGGCATGCTGCTGCGGCTTCTTTTTTTTCTTGGAGAATTAAAAAAATCACCCTCCTCCCCTTTGGAGGGGTCGCTGAAATGGAGGAGCACGGTAATCGGCCATTAAAGGAAGAGGCTATAGTCGTGCTTGCAGGTCCTATTCAGCACATCTGGATGGTAGCAGTAGCTTACGCACTATTTTCCTTTGATTTAATGTCTGGGGATTTGTTTCAATTATTTATCAACTACAACATTATGATCTTTATCTTCAATATGTTTCCAGTCTGGCCGCTAGATGGCGGAAAGCTTATTTTTATGCTTCTTTCCTTGAAAAAATCGTTTCCCATAGCACACCGGTTAACACTAATTATTTCTTTTTTTAGCGTTGGAATCTTTTCGGTGGTGACACTCCTAGCCGCTCCGAAGCAAATAAATGTCTGGATAATCGTAGGATTTTTACTGTTTTCTCTATACCATGAGTGGAAACAGCGCCGATATATTTTTATGAGGTTTTTACTCGAGCGTTACTATGGGAAAAAGAGTGATCTCCAAGCTCTGAAACCAATTCAGGCCGATGAGCAAGACTTGCTAATAGATGTTTTGGAAAAATTTCAACGAGGCTGCAAGCACCCGATTATCATCGAGAGTGATGGTAAAGAAAAAGGGATGTTAGACGAAAATGAACTACTACATGCCTATTTTACTGAAAAACGGTTAACTGATAAAATTAGTGACCTTCTCTTTTCTTACTAA
- a CDS encoding sporulation initiation phosphotransferase B: MDKEWDIVEVLRHSRHDWLNRLQLIKGNLDLNRIDRAKAYINEIVIEAQHESNLSNFHLPRFSSLLLKSNWENHLFQLEYEVLTDFQAVKTNDEILSNWTKSFFICLDQAIEAFQENHLSITIQPQSEGVRFFFDFSGIIIKKELIEQFLNSSEIQCVVKEFSENELGLEVFMSMV; encoded by the coding sequence ATGGACAAAGAATGGGATATCGTTGAAGTGCTGCGGCACTCACGGCATGATTGGCTGAATAGGCTGCAGTTAATCAAAGGCAACTTGGATTTAAATAGAATTGACCGGGCAAAAGCATATATAAATGAAATTGTAATTGAGGCACAGCATGAGTCAAACCTCTCTAATTTTCACTTGCCAAGGTTTTCTTCCTTGCTCTTAAAATCAAATTGGGAAAATCATTTGTTTCAGCTAGAATATGAGGTCCTTACTGACTTTCAAGCTGTGAAAACAAATGATGAAATTCTGTCAAATTGGACAAAGTCCTTCTTTATTTGCTTAGATCAAGCGATTGAGGCATTTCAGGAAAATCATTTATCAATAACAATTCAACCGCAATCAGAAGGAGTTCGTTTCTTTTTTGATTTTAGCGGAATAATAATAAAAAAAGAACTGATTGAACAATTCCTGAACTCCTCTGAAATACAGTGTGTAGTTAAGGAATTCTCAGAAAACGAATTGGGTTTAGAAGTCTTTATGTCGATGGTATAA
- the nadC gene encoding carboxylating nicotinate-nucleotide diphosphorylase, translated as MNILKLRSLLEQFFIEDIGEQDITSDLIFADDTKGEIVFLSKDNGIFCGEEIIKTGFKLLNNDIETKVFVKDGQNIEYGQKLATASGRISDLLKGERVVLNLIQRMSGIATLTREAVSTLDSGHTKICDTRKTTPGLRMLEKYAVTKGGGYNHRFGLYDGIMIKDNHISFAGSISHAVETVRAKAGHMVKVEVEVETEAQVKEAVSAGADVIMFDNRTPDEIKELIKLVPAGFITEASGGIQLSNLAGYRDTGVDYISLGALTHSYKALDISVKVLWSKGEELR; from the coding sequence ATGAACATATTGAAACTGCGCTCGCTACTTGAGCAATTTTTTATTGAAGATATTGGGGAACAGGATATTACATCCGATTTAATTTTTGCCGATGATACAAAAGGGGAAATTGTTTTTCTTTCAAAGGATAATGGAATATTCTGCGGAGAAGAGATTATTAAAACGGGTTTTAAGCTTTTAAATAATGATATTGAAACAAAGGTCTTTGTAAAAGATGGCCAGAACATTGAATACGGCCAAAAGCTTGCAACAGCCTCTGGGAGAATATCTGATTTGCTAAAAGGGGAAAGAGTGGTTCTTAACCTAATCCAAAGAATGAGTGGAATTGCTACGCTGACCCGAGAAGCTGTTTCAACACTTGACAGTGGTCATACCAAAATATGTGATACCCGTAAAACGACACCCGGTTTAAGAATGCTTGAAAAGTATGCCGTTACCAAGGGTGGGGGCTACAATCATCGTTTCGGCTTATACGATGGAATCATGATTAAAGATAATCATATTTCTTTTGCCGGCTCTATTTCACATGCAGTTGAAACGGTACGTGCAAAAGCTGGTCATATGGTGAAGGTGGAAGTCGAAGTTGAAACGGAAGCTCAGGTTAAGGAAGCTGTCAGTGCGGGTGCCGATGTGATTATGTTTGATAATCGTACTCCAGATGAAATTAAAGAACTAATTAAGTTAGTTCCAGCAGGTTTCATTACAGAAGCTTCTGGGGGTATTCAATTGTCCAATTTAGCTGGTTATCGTGATACAGGGGTTGACTATATTTCATTAGGAGCCTTAACACATTCCTATAAAGCACTTGATATAAGCGTCAAAGTTCTCTGGAGCAAAGGGGAGGAATTAAGATGA
- the obgE gene encoding GTPase ObgE produces the protein MFVDQTKIYVKGGDGGNGMVAFRREKYVPMGGPAGGDGGKGANVVFEVNEGLRTLMDFRYQRHWKAPRGEHGMSKNQHGKNAKDMIVKVPPGTVVMDAETKEVIADLVENGQRAVIAKGGRGGRGNSRFATPSNPAPELAENGEPGQERDVILELKLLADVGLVGFPSVGKSTLLSVVSSAKPKIAEYHFTTIVPNLGMVETEDNRSFVMADLPGLIEGASEGVGLGHQFLRHIERTRVIVHVIDMAAIEGRDPYEDYLTINKELEEYNLRLTERPQIIVANKMDMPDAEENLKKFKEQLEEDFPIFPISALSRKGLRELLFAIADKIEQTPEFPLDHEEEDTGVNRVLYKHEADPEAFYITREPDGAFVISGEKVEKLFKMTNFQTEESVRRFSRQLRGLGVDEALRKKGAKDGDTVKLLEFEFEFVE, from the coding sequence ATGTTTGTCGATCAAACGAAGATATACGTAAAAGGTGGAGACGGCGGTAATGGAATGGTCGCGTTTCGCCGTGAAAAATATGTACCAATGGGCGGACCTGCTGGCGGAGACGGTGGTAAAGGTGCCAATGTTGTTTTTGAAGTAAATGAGGGTTTGCGTACGTTAATGGATTTCCGTTATCAACGCCATTGGAAAGCCCCGCGTGGTGAGCATGGCATGTCCAAAAATCAGCACGGTAAAAATGCGAAGGATATGATTGTTAAGGTACCACCAGGCACAGTCGTTATGGATGCAGAAACAAAAGAGGTCATTGCCGATCTTGTTGAGAATGGTCAACGTGCCGTTATTGCTAAAGGTGGACGAGGTGGAAGAGGAAATTCCCGTTTCGCGACACCTTCAAATCCTGCGCCAGAGCTTGCTGAAAATGGCGAACCAGGCCAAGAACGAGATGTTATTCTGGAATTAAAGCTGCTTGCTGACGTTGGACTTGTTGGATTCCCTAGTGTTGGAAAATCAACTTTATTATCAGTCGTTTCTTCAGCAAAGCCAAAAATCGCTGAGTATCATTTCACTACGATTGTTCCAAACCTAGGAATGGTTGAAACAGAAGATAACAGAAGTTTTGTAATGGCAGACCTTCCAGGGCTGATTGAAGGTGCAAGTGAAGGTGTTGGACTTGGCCATCAATTCTTAAGGCATATAGAACGGACACGAGTAATCGTTCATGTCATTGATATGGCTGCAATAGAAGGCCGCGATCCTTATGAGGATTATCTAACCATCAATAAAGAGTTAGAAGAATATAATCTCCGCTTAACCGAGCGTCCACAAATTATTGTTGCCAATAAAATGGACATGCCGGATGCGGAAGAGAATCTGAAAAAGTTTAAAGAGCAGCTTGAAGAGGATTTCCCGATCTTCCCGATCTCTGCGCTTTCAAGAAAAGGCTTGAGAGAGCTATTATTTGCAATTGCAGACAAAATCGAGCAAACTCCAGAATTTCCTCTTGATCATGAAGAAGAAGATACAGGTGTTAATCGAGTTCTTTACAAGCATGAGGCAGATCCTGAGGCCTTCTATATTACAAGAGAACCAGATGGAGCGTTTGTAATTTCAGGTGAAAAAGTTGAAAAACTGTTTAAGATGACCAATTTCCAAACAGAAGAATCTGTTCGCCGTTTTTCAAGACAGCTTCGTGGTCTAGGGGTAGACGAGGCCTTAAGGAAAAAAGGTGCAAAAGATGGGGATACTGTTAAATTATTAGAATTCGAATTTGAATTTGTTGAATAG